A stretch of the Bacillus anthracis str. Vollum genome encodes the following:
- a CDS encoding M28 family metallopeptidase, with the protein MKKSLKQKIVSSLLAVSLAVSLAPIGQANADSTSEIKQTSSITKQVDASRAIEHIRFLSETIGPRPGGTKSEEWASRYVGMQLKSMGYEVEYQPFQVPDQYVGFIESPLSTKRNWQTGAAPNALISTESVTAPLIFVQGGTKLEDIPNEVNGKIVLFERGTTVADYNKQVENAVSKGAKGVLLYSLIGGRGNYGQTFNPRLTKKQSIPVFGLAYAQGNAFKEEIAKKGTTILSLKARHESNLTSLNVIAKKKPKNSTGNEKAVVVSSHYDSVVGAPGANDNASGTGLVLELARAFQNVETDKEIRFIAFGSEETGLLGSDYYVNSLSPKERDRILGVFNADMVATNYDKAKNLYAMMPNGSPNLVTDAALQAGKQLNNDLVLQGKFGSSDHVPFAEVGIPAALFIWMGVDSWNPLIYHIEKVYHTPQDNVFENISPERMKMALEVIGTGVYNTLQQSVTQTEQKAA; encoded by the coding sequence ATGAAAAAATCTTTGAAACAAAAAATAGTAAGCTCCTTGCTTGCTGTATCACTCGCTGTTAGCTTAGCTCCGATTGGACAAGCTAACGCTGATTCCACGTCAGAAATCAAGCAGACTTCATCTATCACAAAACAAGTTGATGCAAGCCGCGCTATCGAACACATCCGTTTCTTATCCGAAACAATTGGTCCTCGACCTGGTGGGACAAAATCAGAAGAATGGGCTTCTCGCTACGTTGGTATGCAGCTTAAATCAATGGGCTACGAAGTAGAATATCAACCATTTCAAGTGCCGGATCAATACGTTGGATTTATTGAATCACCATTATCCACAAAGCGTAATTGGCAAACTGGTGCTGCCCCTAATGCACTAATTTCTACAGAATCTGTTACAGCTCCTCTTATCTTTGTTCAAGGTGGGACAAAATTAGAGGATATCCCAAATGAAGTAAATGGAAAAATTGTTCTATTCGAAAGAGGAACAACAGTAGCTGACTATAATAAACAAGTTGAAAATGCTGTTAGCAAAGGAGCAAAAGGTGTTCTTTTATACAGTTTAATTGGTGGACGTGGAAACTACGGACAAACTTTCAATCCCCGCCTAACGAAAAAGCAATCTATCCCTGTCTTTGGTCTTGCTTATGCGCAAGGAAATGCATTTAAAGAAGAAATCGCTAAAAAAGGAACAACAATTCTTTCCCTAAAAGCGAGACATGAATCTAATTTAACATCATTAAACGTCATCGCTAAAAAGAAACCAAAAAACAGTACAGGTAATGAAAAAGCTGTCGTTGTAAGCTCACACTACGATAGTGTCGTTGGAGCACCTGGAGCAAATGATAATGCTTCTGGTACAGGATTAGTATTAGAATTAGCTCGTGCTTTTCAAAATGTAGAAACTGATAAAGAAATTCGTTTTATTGCTTTTGGTTCTGAAGAGACTGGCTTACTTGGCTCCGATTATTACGTTAATAGCTTATCCCCAAAAGAACGCGATCGAATTTTAGGTGTCTTTAACGCAGACATGGTCGCAACAAATTACGATAAAGCAAAGAATTTATATGCTATGATGCCTAACGGTTCTCCAAACCTTGTAACAGACGCAGCCTTACAAGCAGGTAAACAATTAAATAATGACCTCGTTCTGCAAGGGAAATTTGGCTCTAGTGATCACGTACCGTTTGCTGAAGTTGGTATTCCTGCGGCTCTATTTATTTGGATGGGTGTCGATAGTTGGAATCCATTAATCTACCATATCGAAAAGGTATATCACACACCTCAAGATAACGTATTTGAGAATATTTCACCTGAACGTATGAAAATGGCACTAGAAGTAATCGGAACTGGTGTTTATAACACTCTTCAACAATCTGTTACGCAAACAGAACAGAAAGCTGCTTAA
- the map gene encoding type I methionyl aminopeptidase, producing MIQSGKIYIRGRTVVFMIIRNEQDLEGLRKIGRIVALAREEMKKEAKPGMTTKELDLIGKKVLDEHGAISAPEKEYDFPGVTCISVNEEVAHGIPGDRVLKEGDLVNVDVSAALDGYYADTGISFVLGEDEAKEKLCQAAVDAFWAAMKKVKAGSKQNQIGRAVSNFAHKNGYNVIQNLTGHGIGLSLHEAPNHILSYFDPMDNALLKDGLVIAVEPFISMKADHIIERGDDGWTFVTPDKSLVAQCEHTVVVTRGEPIILTEI from the coding sequence ATGATACAATCGGGTAAGATATATATTCGAGGAAGGACAGTGGTTTTCATGATTATTCGTAATGAACAAGATTTAGAAGGCTTACGAAAAATCGGCCGCATCGTTGCGCTTGCACGTGAAGAAATGAAAAAAGAAGCGAAGCCAGGTATGACAACGAAAGAGCTTGATTTGATCGGTAAAAAAGTATTAGATGAGCATGGTGCAATTTCTGCACCTGAAAAAGAATATGATTTCCCTGGTGTAACTTGCATCAGTGTAAACGAAGAAGTTGCTCACGGTATTCCAGGTGATCGCGTATTAAAAGAAGGCGACCTTGTAAATGTCGACGTATCTGCAGCACTTGATGGTTATTATGCAGATACAGGTATTTCATTTGTACTTGGAGAAGATGAAGCAAAAGAAAAGCTTTGCCAAGCAGCTGTTGATGCCTTTTGGGCAGCAATGAAAAAAGTGAAAGCTGGTTCAAAACAAAACCAAATTGGTCGTGCTGTTTCAAACTTTGCACATAAAAATGGATACAATGTTATTCAAAATTTAACTGGTCACGGTATTGGTCTTAGCTTACATGAAGCACCAAACCATATTTTAAGTTACTTTGACCCAATGGATAATGCGCTTCTAAAAGACGGTCTTGTTATCGCTGTAGAACCATTTATTTCTATGAAAGCTGATCACATTATCGAACGTGGCGATGATGGTTGGACATTCGTTACACCTGATAAAAGTCTTGTTGCACAATGTGAACATACAGTTGTCGTAACTCGCGGCGAGCCGATTATTTTAACAGAAATATAA
- a CDS encoding ABC transporter permease, translating into MRALWMQCKIEVLRTFRNKLFIFFSLLMPVMFYYIFTNVVQVPQNGDAWKAHYLISMATFSIVGTALFSFGVRISQEKGQGWTHLLKITPLPEGAYLTAKIIAQTVVNAFSILVIFIAGVLINHVELTVGQWIGAGLWLLLGVTPFLALGTVIGSIKKADAAAGLANILNMSLAVIGGLWMPIEVFPKILRTIGEWTPTYHFGSGAWDIVAGKSIGWENIAVLGGYFLIFVVISIYIRKRQEAV; encoded by the coding sequence ATGAGGGCGTTATGGATGCAGTGCAAAATAGAAGTTTTACGTACATTTCGTAATAAATTGTTTATCTTTTTCTCATTATTAATGCCAGTTATGTTTTACTATATTTTCACAAATGTTGTTCAAGTGCCGCAAAACGGTGATGCATGGAAAGCACACTATTTAATTTCGATGGCAACCTTCAGTATTGTAGGGACGGCACTTTTTAGTTTCGGTGTTAGAATTTCTCAAGAAAAAGGGCAAGGATGGACACATCTTTTAAAAATTACACCGCTTCCAGAAGGTGCATATTTAACAGCAAAGATCATCGCTCAAACAGTAGTAAATGCTTTTTCAATATTAGTTATCTTTATTGCAGGGGTATTAATTAATCATGTGGAGTTAACGGTAGGGCAGTGGATTGGTGCTGGATTATGGTTATTGTTAGGGGTAACACCATTTTTAGCACTTGGAACAGTAATAGGCTCTATTAAGAAGGCAGATGCAGCTGCTGGCTTAGCGAATATTTTAAATATGAGTTTAGCTGTAATTGGTGGGCTATGGATGCCGATTGAAGTATTTCCAAAAATATTGAGAACAATTGGTGAATGGACACCGACATATCATTTTGGAAGTGGTGCGTGGGACATTGTAGCTGGAAAATCAATTGGATGGGAAAATATCGCGGTACTAGGAGGTTATTTCCTTATATTTGTTGTAATATCAATATATATAAGAAAAAGACAGGAAGCGGTATAA
- a CDS encoding ABC transporter ATP-binding protein has translation MEKIIEVNSVSKTFKHKKAVNNVSFHVNKGEIVALLGPNGAGKTTTMSMMLGLKDPTEGTVSIFGKNPKHRDVRNSLGAMLQEVSVIDSITVEEAIELFRSYYTNPVAKETLLQLSNLELERKQRCEKLSGGQKRRLNFALALAGNPDLLFLDEPTVGMDITSRRTFWETIRKLVSEGKTIILTTHYLEEADALADRILLFANGKIIADGTPDEMKATISRKTISFYSKESIPAKLLKELPNVTEVQAKEGHFTLTTEDTDATLKAIYQKNLPVTDVSVERGSLDEAFEQFVANQKEEIA, from the coding sequence ATGGAAAAGATTATTGAAGTAAATAGTGTTTCTAAAACATTTAAACATAAAAAAGCAGTAAATAACGTTTCATTTCATGTGAATAAAGGAGAAATCGTAGCACTACTTGGACCAAATGGTGCAGGAAAAACGACGACGATGTCGATGATGCTTGGATTAAAGGATCCGACGGAAGGAACGGTTTCTATATTTGGAAAGAATCCAAAGCATAGAGATGTTCGTAATAGCCTAGGTGCGATGTTACAGGAAGTAAGTGTCATTGATAGCATTACAGTGGAAGAGGCAATTGAATTATTCCGTAGTTATTATACGAATCCGGTAGCGAAAGAAACGTTACTACAGTTATCAAATTTAGAATTGGAGCGAAAGCAAAGATGTGAGAAATTATCAGGTGGGCAAAAAAGAAGGTTAAACTTTGCACTCGCACTTGCAGGAAATCCAGACTTGTTATTTTTAGATGAGCCGACAGTTGGAATGGATATTACGTCTCGAAGAACGTTTTGGGAAACAATTCGAAAATTAGTAAGTGAAGGGAAAACAATTATTTTAACAACGCACTATTTAGAAGAAGCAGATGCATTGGCAGATCGTATTTTACTGTTTGCGAATGGAAAGATTATCGCAGATGGTACACCAGATGAGATGAAAGCAACGATTTCACGAAAAACGATTTCGTTTTATTCGAAGGAAAGTATACCGGCAAAATTACTAAAAGAATTACCAAACGTAACAGAAGTACAAGCAAAAGAAGGGCACTTCACTTTAACAACTGAAGATACAGATGCAACGTTAAAAGCAATTTATCAAAAGAACTTACCTGTAACAGATGTTTCTGTTGAACGTGGAAGTCTTGATGAAGCATTTGAACAGTTTGTCGCAAATCAGAAGGAGGAAATCGCATGA